In Topomyia yanbarensis strain Yona2022 chromosome 2, ASM3024719v1, whole genome shotgun sequence, one DNA window encodes the following:
- the LOC131678756 gene encoding uncharacterized protein LOC131678756: protein MMPPFAWALPILMISVQATTEYHCIDFPIENQCVIEQMSYHPGQKITFPDGYQHLRIGFAKSLNGLESNITTMDNTLYEAMHRPAIVEMTNVGMQRLIVPTKLLLGNFADNAIFSLEVDRTETYKITFLDLDNNQLPNINNISALINLETIHLRGNAIEAIDRSVFAPLIKLKRLYLRYNQFSTLPWTVLPSTLVHLDCYLGSLESVDFRNVSLPALEYLNLEKNDITALNVTQLLHAAPKLKEAYLSYNPIHSDQLDEILRVLKERNITHNDGDQYEYCFDDDQYVDGECVKQVAHVSKWKAALLTVISVMVGVLVVVILYWVFKQINR from the exons ATGATGCCACCTTTCGCTTG GGCACTGCCGATTCTTATGATTTCGGTGCAGGCAACCACCGAATACCACTGCATAGATTTCCCCATCGAGAACCAGTGTGTCATAGAGCAGATGTCCTATCATCCAGGACAGAAAATAACCTTTCCCGATGGATACCAGCACTTGCGAATCGGTTTCGCCAAAAGCTTAAATGGACTGGAATCAAACATTACAACCATGGATAACACGTTGTATGAAGCTATGCATCGTCCTGCGATCGTTGAGATGACAAATGTTGGAATGCAGCGCTTGATTGTGCCAACGAAGCTACTACTCGGCAATTTTGCAGATAATGCTATATTCAGTTTAGAAGTGGATCGAACTGAGACATACAAAATCACATTTCTGGATTTGGACAACAATCAGCTTCCCAACATTAACAACATCAGTGCCCTGATTAATCTCGAAACGATTCATCTGCGAGGAAATGCGATTGAGGCAATCGATAGATCTGTATTTGCTCCGTTGATTAAACTGAAGCGACTGTATCTCAGATACAACCAATTTAGTACTCTCCCATGGACAGTTCTTCCATCTACACTAGTTCATCTGGATTGTTACTTGGGCTCGCTGGAATCGGTTGACTTCAGGAATGTGTCATTACCGGCGCTGGAGTATCTGAACTTGGAGAAAAACGATATCACGGCTTTGAATGTTACGCAACTGTTACATGCTGCTCCAAAACTGAAGGAGGCATATCTCTCTTACAATCCTATCCATTCGGACCAGTTGGATGAAATCCTGCGAGTTCTTAAAGAGCGCAATATAACTCACAACGATGGTGACCAATATGAATACTGCTTCGACGATGATCAATATGTTGATGGAGAATGCGTGAAACAGGTAGCGCATGTGAGCAAGTGGAAGGCTGCTCTACTGACGGTGATTAGCGTAATGGTTGGGGTTCTGGTAGTTGTAATTCTCTATTGGGTCTTTAAACAGATAAATAGATAG
- the LOC131678753 gene encoding mediator of RNA polymerase II transcription subunit 16: MDPLYITHRKTSSNSFTFAEMQQNFELFCTTSSCNVLAFTTANELTEQSPIQGWGFHIYVVDLNTPWFPYKVCSNKYPVSTLEWDVLGRFLLIGDRNGNVQIYAQKDNLLSEWKAIYSVRFPGENIIGAAFFHNGRKMILQMDKKDQYLYMEKFHKVKFAASVRQFGGVPVDGVLIISATGMLGAFIIPCESNANIQKLQEPIKLIPVTESLGVTRNYYTTASICYSKNGSFMIAVGNGDTKSANSSMIQCFRVSVKKTGENLDIDSAALPSFFLAEGLGKDLRDLRVVYVKWVFNEDADSLIVASNHAAGGCFVEQWELTEESTPIHKLFQSNKNEAFKTLLWISKNQYRFNTKVVKVSTTRLNFLSCSFIYLAMSDNSIHCLQRDTFKRLTCTNIISLRDPSDHSSKQMRLGVKIGAIDISQLGHLFVALDTFGQLYVYRCNFMCQDQLGTPALIVQTVNLLEYCLVTGFDCLDIFLTLKPQILDNILERLTENFHRQPPNVQQYYYVNFLTMKIALYRLSISGQQRAYDLSNLLILHSILTAFKSLLRPSDLTSHEKGPAENLAMVLSESVPDVDKVLLNLEAKDFTMERSTLQSLQQLIQWVADLALNILAKLPESRAFMSNKSQGYDISKDIVALTNIRELLVMIRIWGLLNPQCLPVFSRSADNLDILLTLFRLLTKLSINPNEPDDLLLDECCLLPSQVLIPQLQFVPSRTMIASPLLPHVSLPVMCDYGVENESLKFCPEVPIVEGGLSNDNVIDSVMYLQLGRRPPSLRRCTRCGSSSSVISVAKTAAMKAWEQRWIDKCRCNGFWRLEVA, from the exons ATGGATCCTCTCTACATTACTCATCGTAAAACCAGTTCCAACAGCTTCACTTTTGCGGAAATGCA gcaaaattttgaacttttctGTACAACATCATCGTGCAACGTACTTGCGTTTACCACAGCCAACGAACTAACGGAGCAGTCGCCGATTCAAGGCTGGGGTTTCCACATTTACGTGGTGGACCTGAATACACCGTGGTTTCCCTATAAAGTGTGTTCGAATAAGTATCCCGTATCAACTCTAGAATGGGATGTTCTGGGACGATTTCTGCTGATAGGCGACCGCAATGGAAATGTTCAGATTTATGCTCAGAAAGATAATTTGCTATCCGAATGGAAAGCGATTTATAGTGTAAGGTTTCCGGGGGAAAACATCATTGGTGCGGCTTTTTTTCACAACGGTCGGAAAATGATTCTACAGATGGACAAGAAGGATCAGTACTTGTACATGGAGAAGTTTCATAAAGTAAAGTTTGCGGCCAGTGTCCGTCAATTTGGGGGTGTCCCGGTAGATGGAGTCTTAATAATATCTGCTACTGGCATGTTGGGTGCTTTTATTATACCGTGTGAATCGAATGCCAACATACAGAAATTACAAGAACCTATCAAGCTGATACCGGTGACGGAGAGCTTAGGGGTGACCAGAAACTACTATACTACAGCAAGTATTTGCTATTCTAAGA ATGGTAGCTTTATGATAGCAGTTGGGAACGGTGACACAAAATCAGCCAATTCCAGCATGATTCAATGCTTTCGGGTGTCAGTGAAAAAAACTGGAGAAAACCTAGATATTGATAGCGCTGCGTTACCCAGCTTTTTCTTAGCGGAAGGATTGGGTAAAGATCTGAGAGACCTCCGAGTGGTGTATGTCAAATGGGTTTTCAACGAGGATGCGGACTCGTtaattgttgcatcaaatcacgCTGCTGGAGGTTGCTTCGTAGAGCAGTGGGAACTAACCGAAGAGTCCACCCCAATTCATAAATTGTTTCAAAGTAACAAAAACGAAGCATTCAAGACGCTATTGTGGATAAGCAAAAATCAGTATCGATTTAACACGAAGGTGGTGAAAGTGTCGACTACGAGGTTGAATTTTTTGAGTTGCTCATTCATATACTTAGCAATGAGCGACAACAGCATTCATTGTCTACAAAGGGACACTTTCAAGCGTCTGACTTGTACAAATATCATTTCACTTCGAGATCCTAGCGATCATTCTAGCAAACAGATGAGGCTGGGTGTAAAAATAGGAGCTATTGATATATCGCAGTTGGGGCATCTGTTTGTAGCTCTCGACACATTCGGACAACTGTATGTCTATCGCTGTAATTTCATGTGTCAGGATCAACTGGGAACGCCAGCGTTAATCGTGCAAACCGTAAATCTTTTAGAATACTGTTTAGTTACCGGTTTTGACTGTTTGGATATATTTCTGACGTTGAAACCACAAATTCTTGACAACATATTGGAACGCCTTACCGAAAATTTTCACCGCCAGCCTCCCAATGTTCAACAGTATTACTATGTAAATTTTCTTACCATGAAGATTGCATTGTACAGATTGTCGATTTCGGGACAACAAAGAGCATACGATTTATCCAATTTGTTGATTTTACACTCAATTCTGACTGCTTTCAAAAGTTTGCTTCGACCATCGGATTTGACGTCGCACGAGAAAGGTCCTGCTGAGAATCTAGCCA TGGTTTTATCCGAATCCGTTCCGGATGTCGACAAAGTACTGTTGAACTTGGAAGCAAAAGACTTTACCATGGAACGTTCAACACTGCAAAGTTTGCAGCAACTGATTCAATGGGTGGCTGATTTGGCGCTCAACATCCTCGCCAAGTTACCTGAAAGTCGAGCGTTCATGTCCAACAAATCTCAAGGG TATGACATCAGCAAAGACATCGTAGCATTGACGAATATTCGGGAGCTGCTGGTCATGATTCGCATATGGGGACTGCTGAATCCGCAATGTCTCCCTGTATTCTCCCGCTCGGCAGACAACCTGGATATACTGCTAACGTTGTTTCGTTTACTAACAAAGCTGTCAATAAACCCAAACGAACCGGATGACTTGTTGCTGGACGAATGTTGTCTACTTCCGAGTCAGGTTCTCATTCCGCAGCTACAGTTTGTACCATCGCGAACGATGATTGCATCGCCATTGTTGCCGCATGTCAGTTTGCCCGTGATG TGCGATTATGGCGTCGAGAATGAATCGCTTAAATTTTGTCCGGAGGTACCAATAGTGGAAGGGGGTCTATCCAATGACAACGTGATCGATTCGGTCATGTATCTGCAGTTGGGTAGGAGACCGCCCTCGTTGCGTCGTTGTACCCGCTGCGGATCGAGCAGCAGTGTGATCAGTGTGGCCAAAACCGCTGCTATGAAGGCCTGGGAGCAGCGGTGGATTGATAAATGCCG